In Salvelinus namaycush isolate Seneca unplaced genomic scaffold, SaNama_1.0 Scaffold3264, whole genome shotgun sequence, the following are encoded in one genomic region:
- the LOC120040135 gene encoding methionine synthase-like isoform X4: protein MAPTIYESSTRKGSGPSRPSLEAELRELLGKRIMILDGGMGTMIQERRLEEEHFRGEEFKDHTHSLKGNNDLLSITQSDVIYNIHKEYLLAGADIIETNTFSSTCIAQADYGLEHLAYRMNKVSAEIARKAADDVTNQTGCKRYVAGAMGPTNKTLSVSPSVERPDFRNPLMSWLRPTLSRSGVCWMEERILSWWRPSLTRPTPRQHCLLSTNCLKRATNQDLYLYQAPSWTGVVVLSRDRLIVFLDIRHHRGQEWSYSLRTD from the exons ATGGCGCCTACAATATATGAGAGTTCAACAAGAAAAG GTAGTGGCCCTAGCAGACCTTCCCTAGAGGCTGAGCTCAGGGAGCTGTTAGGCAAGAGGATCATGATACTAGATGGAGGGATGGGCACCATGATCCAGGAGAGGCGATTGGAGGAGGAACACTTCAGGGGGGAGGAGTTTAAAGACCACACCCACAGCCTGAAGGGCAACAACGACCTGCTGAGCATCACCCAGAGTGATGTCATCTACAATATACACAAG GAATACCTGCTTGCCGGGGCCGACATCATTGAGACAAACACGTTCAGTAGCACCTGTATCGCCCAAGCCGACTACGGACTGGAACATTTG GCTTATCGTATGAACAAAGTGTCAGCAGAGATCGCCAGGAAAGCAGCAGATGACGTCACCAACCAGACAG GTTGTAAGAGATACGTGGCGGGCGCCATGGGCCCCACCAATAAAACCCTGTCTGTGTCTCCCTCGGTGGAAAGACCAGACTTCAGGAAC CCTTtgatgagctggctgaggccTACGCTGAGCAGGTCCGGGGTCTGTTGGATGGAGGAGCGGATATTATCATGGTGGAGACCATCTTTGACACGGCCAACGCCAAG GCAGCACTGTTTGCTATCGACAAACTGTTTGAAGAGAGCTACGAACCAAGACCTATATTT ATATCAGGCACCATCGTGGACAGGAGTGGTCGTACTCTCTCGGGACAGATTGATTGTGTTTCTAGATATCAGGCACCATCGTGGACAGGAG